In a genomic window of Rhizobium glycinendophyticum:
- a CDS encoding glycerate kinase type-2 family protein produces the protein MIHRPDLFLRRLFDRAVEVADPMRSLKDYLPEKPKGRVIVIGAGKASARMAEAVEAAWGPCEGLVITRYGYARSCQGIEIVEAAHPVPDEAGLAATARMLALAESAGEGDFVLALISGGASALLVQPVLGVSLAEKQAVNQALLASGAPIDRMNTVRKHLSKVKGGQLAAAAWPAHLLALIISDVPGDDPAFIGSGPTVGDPSTPDDALAVIDRWKVAVPQSVREALSRGSGVVQPDDPRLARTRNVIYAAPRQSLEAAAALATEAGCDVRLLGDALEGEAREVAAAQAKEALALQSVMKPGDSPILLLSGGELTVTRRGDGIGGPNAEFCLALALALDGAEGIHALACDTDGVDGAAEVAGAVIGPNVLKDAVDRGRDPRPALERNDAHSFFAAMDAQVVTGPTLTNVNDFRAIFIRI, from the coding sequence ATGATCCATCGACCCGACCTCTTCCTTCGACGCCTGTTCGATCGGGCCGTCGAAGTCGCCGATCCCATGCGTTCGCTGAAAGATTACCTGCCGGAGAAGCCGAAGGGACGCGTGATCGTGATCGGCGCTGGCAAGGCGAGCGCGCGCATGGCCGAAGCCGTCGAGGCGGCCTGGGGCCCCTGCGAGGGCCTCGTCATCACGCGCTATGGCTATGCTCGGTCCTGTCAGGGAATCGAGATTGTCGAGGCCGCCCACCCGGTGCCGGATGAGGCGGGCCTCGCAGCCACCGCCCGGATGCTCGCATTGGCCGAGAGCGCAGGGGAAGGCGATTTTGTTCTCGCTCTGATATCAGGCGGCGCTTCCGCGTTGCTGGTCCAGCCGGTGCTCGGAGTCTCACTCGCCGAAAAACAGGCGGTCAATCAGGCGCTTCTTGCCTCCGGTGCGCCGATCGACCGGATGAACACGGTGCGCAAACATCTGAGCAAGGTGAAGGGCGGGCAACTGGCCGCGGCAGCCTGGCCAGCGCATCTGCTTGCGCTGATCATTTCGGATGTGCCCGGAGACGATCCTGCATTTATCGGTTCCGGCCCGACGGTCGGCGATCCCTCGACACCGGACGATGCTCTTGCCGTGATCGACCGATGGAAAGTTGCTGTGCCCCAGTCCGTCCGCGAGGCGCTCTCCCGTGGCTCAGGTGTCGTGCAGCCCGACGATCCTCGCCTGGCCCGCACCCGAAACGTCATCTATGCCGCGCCGCGCCAGTCGCTGGAGGCGGCTGCAGCCCTCGCGACGGAGGCCGGTTGCGACGTGCGCCTGCTGGGAGATGCGCTGGAAGGCGAGGCGCGGGAGGTGGCTGCAGCACAGGCGAAAGAAGCGCTGGCCTTGCAGTCAGTAATGAAGCCTGGCGATTCCCCAATCCTCCTGCTCTCAGGCGGGGAACTCACGGTCACCCGGCGCGGTGATGGCATCGGCGGACCCAATGCGGAGTTCTGCCTTGCTCTTGCTCTGGCGCTGGACGGGGCCGAAGGCATTCATGCGTTGGCCTGTGATACAGACGGCGTCGATGGCGCGGCCGAGGTGGCCGGCGCCGTCATTGGTCCGAACGTCCTTAAGGATGCGGTGGACCGCGGTCGCGATCCACGTCCGGCGCTTGAGCGGAACGACGCCCATTCCTTTTTCGCAGCTATGGACGCCCAGGTCGTCACCGGGCCAACGCTGACCAACGTCAACGACTTTCGCGCCATCTTCATTCGGATTTAG
- a CDS encoding LacI family DNA-binding transcriptional regulator, with translation MERRPTIIDVARVAGISKSTVSLVLQNSPLVKEETRRLVREAMDKVGYVYNRAAANLRSSNVGLIGLVINDLRNPFFTEFATSLQMALSARGYATVVANTDEDPAVQAQVVGAMIEHGVSALVLSPTYGDECSTFDAIARGGIPTMQVLRKVDPRVEQFPFAAPDYRLGSLLAVRHLLSFSPRRIAFVGGLADRAVTRERMTGYFEALTEAGMEPFVLSGRASRSFGREAAEELTRTHPEIDAAICFNDLVALGMLSGFAKLKRNVGQDFRMVGFDDIEECSQVFPALSTVHCGIAAFGRSIAATILAWLEEGKRPEPETLTAVELVIRDTSGLKDIP, from the coding sequence ATGGAGCGGCGGCCGACGATCATCGATGTGGCACGCGTGGCGGGGATTTCCAAATCCACCGTCAGCCTCGTCCTGCAGAACAGTCCGCTGGTCAAGGAGGAGACGCGCCGCTTGGTGCGTGAGGCCATGGACAAGGTGGGTTATGTCTATAACCGCGCTGCCGCCAACCTCCGGTCTTCGAATGTCGGGCTGATCGGCCTCGTCATCAACGATCTCCGCAACCCGTTCTTCACGGAATTCGCGACCTCGCTGCAGATGGCCCTGTCCGCGCGAGGCTATGCCACGGTCGTTGCCAACACTGACGAAGACCCGGCCGTCCAGGCCCAGGTCGTCGGCGCGATGATCGAGCACGGCGTTTCTGCGCTGGTCCTGTCCCCGACCTATGGCGATGAATGCAGCACATTTGATGCGATTGCGCGCGGCGGTATTCCGACCATGCAGGTACTGCGCAAGGTCGATCCTCGCGTCGAGCAGTTCCCCTTTGCCGCCCCCGACTACCGCTTGGGTAGCCTTTTGGCCGTCCGGCATCTCCTCTCCTTTTCGCCCCGCCGCATCGCCTTTGTCGGCGGTCTCGCCGACCGCGCCGTCACGCGCGAGCGCATGACTGGCTACTTCGAGGCGCTCACCGAAGCCGGCATGGAGCCGTTTGTGCTCTCGGGCCGGGCAAGCCGCAGCTTCGGCCGCGAGGCGGCCGAGGAACTGACACGCACCCATCCGGAGATCGACGCCGCGATCTGTTTCAACGATCTGGTTGCACTCGGCATGCTGTCGGGCTTTGCCAAGCTGAAGCGCAATGTCGGGCAGGATTTCCGCATGGTCGGCTTCGATGATATCGAGGAATGCAGCCAGGTCTTTCCGGCGCTCTCCACCGTCCATTGCGGCATCGCCGCATTTGGCCGCAGCATCGCGGCCACGATCCTGGCCTGGCTGGAGGAGGGCAAACGTCCCGAGCCGGAGACGCTCACGGCGGTGGAGCTCGTCATCCGCGACACCAGCGGCTTGAAGGACATACCATGA
- a CDS encoding dihydrodipicolinate synthase family protein, with the protein MIALPTADGRIEDYHLTGTPLTPRAPMHPLTRTAFAAAHVVSDPLSERNPWDTRPAVDWDGTLAFRTSLWDQGLGLAEAMDTAQRGMGVDWPTALELIQRTMVAAKAHPMKPRVACGAGTDHLTLADLTTADKIAAAYQTQAEAIEAAGGQLILMASRAFPAMGAGPDVYRSVYRRLIDGAREPVILHWLGDMFDPALKGYWGSEDVAFASDFVLDLIGENPGKVDGIKISLLDQAHEEAFRARLPEGVRLYTGDDFNYADLVAGDSKHYSHALLGIFAAIAPAASQALDALAAGDLETYHRLLKPTVPLSREIFRAPTRFYKAGIAFLAWLNGHQRHFIMPAGFQSSRDVVHYAEVFRLADQANLLADPELAVRRMRVLAELNGVY; encoded by the coding sequence ATGATTGCCTTGCCCACCGCCGATGGCCGCATCGAAGACTATCACCTCACCGGAACGCCGCTGACACCACGCGCGCCTATGCATCCGCTCACCCGCACAGCCTTTGCCGCTGCCCATGTCGTCTCCGATCCTCTCAGCGAACGTAATCCCTGGGACACGCGACCGGCGGTCGACTGGGATGGCACGCTTGCCTTCCGCACCTCGCTCTGGGATCAGGGCCTCGGTCTCGCCGAAGCCATGGACACGGCCCAACGCGGCATGGGGGTCGATTGGCCGACGGCGCTGGAACTGATCCAGCGGACGATGGTGGCCGCTAAGGCGCATCCGATGAAGCCGCGCGTCGCCTGTGGGGCCGGGACTGATCATCTGACGCTCGCCGACCTCACCACCGCGGACAAAATTGCAGCCGCCTATCAGACGCAGGCGGAAGCGATCGAGGCCGCCGGCGGTCAGTTGATCCTGATGGCCTCGCGCGCCTTCCCCGCCATGGGAGCCGGGCCGGATGTCTACCGCTCCGTCTACCGCCGGCTGATCGACGGCGCGCGCGAACCCGTCATCCTGCACTGGCTGGGCGACATGTTCGATCCGGCGTTGAAGGGCTATTGGGGCAGCGAGGACGTCGCCTTCGCAAGCGACTTCGTGCTCGACCTGATCGGCGAGAACCCCGGCAAGGTCGACGGCATCAAGATTTCGCTGCTCGATCAGGCGCATGAAGAGGCGTTTCGCGCCCGCCTGCCGGAGGGTGTGCGGCTCTACACCGGCGACGACTTCAACTATGCCGACCTGGTCGCCGGCGACAGCAAACATTATTCCCATGCGCTGCTCGGCATCTTCGCCGCCATCGCACCGGCGGCCTCGCAGGCGCTTGACGCGCTGGCTGCCGGCGATCTTGAAACCTATCACCGCCTGCTGAAACCGACCGTACCGCTCAGCCGCGAAATCTTCCGCGCCCCGACCCGCTTCTACAAGGCTGGTATTGCCTTTCTCGCTTGGCTGAATGGCCACCAGCGGCATTTCATCATGCCGGCGGGCTTCCAGTCGAGCCGCGATGTCGTCCACTACGCGGAGGTTTTCCGCCTGGCCGATCAGGCAAATCTGCTTGCCGATCCGGAGCTTGCCGTGAGAAGGATGCGGGTCTTGGCTGAGTTGAACGGAGTCTACTGA
- a CDS encoding Dabb family protein: MIRHIVLIRFQPTVSPAVIEDLFAELHQIEGKVTGLLSITSGRSESPERIERGYLHGFVADFTDWAALEAYQVHPDHKRFGARLVVHAEGGLDGILVFDLAVQTQGSPT, translated from the coding sequence ATGATCCGCCACATCGTGCTCATCCGTTTCCAGCCGACGGTCTCGCCTGCCGTCATCGAAGACCTCTTCGCCGAGTTGCATCAGATCGAAGGCAAGGTGACGGGGCTGCTGTCGATCACATCGGGCCGCAGCGAAAGCCCGGAGCGCATCGAACGCGGCTATCTGCACGGCTTCGTCGCCGATTTCACCGACTGGGCAGCCCTCGAAGCCTACCAGGTCCATCCGGACCACAAGCGCTTCGGTGCTCGTCTGGTTGTCCATGCCGAGGGTGGTCTCGACGGCATCCTCGTCTTCGACCTCGCCGTTCAAACTCAGGGATCTCCTACATGA
- a CDS encoding GMC family oxidoreductase → MRQAFDFIIVGGGSAGSVLAARLSENPDFNVLLLEAGGRDWHPFYHLPAGFAKMTKGIGSWGWSTVPQRHMNNMVIRYTQAKVIGGGSSINAQIYTRGNALDYDDWRQMGCEGWSYEDVLPYFRKAEDNDSFDNRYHGKGGPLGVSKPSAPLPICEAYFKAAAELGIPFNGDMTGETQDGVGYYQLTQRNVRRSSASIAYLNPARKRPNLTIRTDAQVLKLVVENGRAVGVELAGDGVVRAEREVLLSSGAIGSPRLLMLSGIGSADHLASVGVPIVFDQPGVGSNLQDHLDLFVIAECSGPHTYDRFAKPHLSVLAGLQYLLTKSGPVASSLFETGGFWYADPEARSPDIQFHLGLGSGIEAGVAAMANGGVTLNSAYLRPRSRGTVRLGSADPLSAPLIDPNYWADPHDREMSIRGLKIARDIMRQDALKPYVKAERLPGPDVQSDQDYFNYACRHSKTDHHPAGTCRMGSDPEAVVDPRLRFNGIEGLRVIDASIMPTVVSSNTNAPTIMIAEKAADMIKADHGVSQ, encoded by the coding sequence ATGCGGCAAGCTTTTGATTTCATCATTGTCGGTGGCGGTTCGGCGGGCTCGGTGCTTGCGGCCCGGCTGTCGGAAAATCCCGATTTCAACGTGCTCCTGCTCGAGGCAGGCGGGCGCGACTGGCATCCCTTCTACCATCTGCCCGCAGGTTTTGCGAAGATGACCAAGGGTATCGGCAGCTGGGGGTGGAGCACGGTGCCGCAGCGGCACATGAACAACATGGTGATCCGCTACACCCAGGCAAAGGTCATCGGCGGCGGTTCCAGCATCAATGCGCAGATCTATACCCGTGGCAATGCGCTCGACTACGACGACTGGCGCCAGATGGGCTGCGAAGGCTGGTCCTATGAGGACGTCCTGCCTTACTTTCGCAAGGCCGAGGACAATGACAGCTTCGACAACCGCTATCACGGCAAGGGCGGGCCGCTCGGTGTCAGCAAGCCTTCGGCGCCGCTGCCGATCTGCGAGGCCTACTTCAAGGCGGCAGCCGAACTCGGCATCCCCTTCAATGGCGACATGACGGGCGAAACGCAGGATGGTGTCGGATACTACCAGCTGACTCAGCGCAATGTTCGCCGCTCCTCGGCCTCGATTGCCTATCTCAACCCCGCACGCAAACGCCCCAACCTCACCATACGCACGGATGCGCAGGTGCTGAAGCTCGTGGTCGAAAACGGGCGCGCAGTCGGTGTTGAACTCGCCGGTGACGGCGTGGTGCGTGCCGAACGGGAGGTGCTGCTCTCGTCGGGCGCAATCGGCAGTCCGCGCCTCCTGATGCTCTCAGGCATCGGCTCTGCCGACCATCTGGCTTCGGTCGGCGTTCCCATCGTCTTCGACCAGCCCGGCGTCGGCTCCAATCTGCAGGACCATCTCGATCTCTTCGTCATCGCCGAATGCAGCGGGCCGCATACCTATGACCGCTTCGCCAAGCCGCATCTCTCGGTGCTCGCCGGCCTGCAGTATCTGCTGACGAAGAGTGGTCCGGTCGCCTCGAGCCTCTTTGAAACGGGCGGGTTCTGGTATGCCGATCCGGAAGCCCGCTCGCCGGATATCCAGTTCCATCTCGGCCTCGGCTCCGGCATCGAGGCCGGTGTGGCAGCCATGGCCAATGGTGGCGTCACGCTGAATTCCGCCTATCTCCGCCCGAGGTCACGCGGCACCGTCCGGCTCGGCTCGGCCGATCCGCTCTCAGCACCGTTGATCGACCCCAACTACTGGGCAGATCCACACGACCGCGAAATGTCGATCCGTGGCCTGAAGATCGCCCGAGACATCATGCGCCAGGATGCCTTGAAGCCTTATGTAAAGGCCGAGCGCCTTCCGGGGCCGGATGTGCAAAGCGACCAGGACTATTTCAACTATGCCTGCCGCCATTCGAAGACCGATCATCACCCCGCCGGCACTTGCCGCATGGGCTCGGACCCTGAGGCCGTCGTCGATCCGCGTCTGCGCTTCAACGGTATCGAAGGCCTGCGCGTCATCGACGCCTCGATCATGCCAACCGTAGTCTCGTCCAACACCAATGCACCGACCATCATGATCGCCGAAAAGGCAGCTGACATGATCAAGGCCGATCACGGAGTGTCGCAATGA
- a CDS encoding 3-ketoacyl-ACP reductase, producing MSKVALITGGQQGIGLGIARELAGAGYKLALASRSEDDAPQVQAALAELGDAAIYIRHDLQDIDNVALVLDQVEARLGPVTTFVSNAGVPAKVRGDMLELAPDSFDFVLGVNLRGAFFLAQEVARRMLKAPSDSYRSIVFVTSVSASMASIERAEYCISKAGAGMMAELFALRLAPHGIGVFELRPGIIETEMTAGVKDKYTARIEGGLVPAQRWGQPVDIGSVVVPLAEGRFAFANGAVIPVDGGLSLARL from the coding sequence GTGAGCAAGGTCGCACTCATCACCGGAGGCCAGCAGGGCATCGGCCTCGGCATCGCCCGCGAGCTAGCCGGCGCCGGCTATAAGCTCGCGCTCGCGTCGAGGTCCGAAGACGATGCGCCACAGGTACAGGCAGCGCTTGCGGAACTGGGCGATGCTGCGATCTATATCCGCCACGACCTTCAGGATATCGACAACGTCGCCTTGGTCCTAGACCAGGTTGAAGCACGCCTCGGCCCAGTCACCACCTTCGTGTCGAATGCCGGCGTGCCCGCCAAGGTGCGCGGCGACATGCTGGAGCTCGCGCCCGACAGCTTCGACTTCGTGCTAGGCGTCAATCTGCGCGGCGCCTTTTTCCTCGCCCAGGAGGTCGCGCGGCGCATGCTGAAGGCCCCGTCCGACAGCTATCGTTCGATCGTCTTCGTGACCTCGGTGAGCGCCAGCATGGCTTCGATCGAGCGGGCGGAATACTGCATCTCCAAGGCCGGTGCCGGCATGATGGCGGAGCTCTTCGCACTGCGCCTGGCGCCGCATGGCATCGGCGTTTTTGAACTCAGACCCGGTATCATCGAGACGGAGATGACGGCGGGCGTGAAGGACAAATACACGGCGCGGATCGAGGGCGGGCTCGTCCCGGCGCAACGTTGGGGCCAGCCGGTCGATATCGGCAGTGTGGTCGTGCCGCTGGCGGAAGGACGTTTCGCCTTCGCCAATGGGGCCGTCATTCCGGTCGACGGCGGCCTGTCCTTGGCCCGCCTCTAG
- a CDS encoding GMC family oxidoreductase, giving the protein MSDADVIIIGSGMGGATLAAQLAPTGRRILIVEKGERLQPSPADRDPEAIFGKSHFRPKEEWLDGDNQLFNPGNYYNVGGNSKFYGAVLLRYRREDFSPLRHLGGTTPGWPIGYDSLEPWYQRAEHLFEVRGTLGEDPTEPPHSRSYDHRPVPDEPTIADLRRRLKSVGLHPASLPLGVDIDQWLAHGKTTWDAFPDTCGGKKDAETVSLAHALRHPNVSLTTGCEVTRLLAGEGGQITGVEVLDHGAKKVLSAPLVVLSAGAVRSAAILLSSADENQPQGLANRSDQVGRNFMNHNCSAVLALHPFRRNSSIYQKTLLVNDFYLTGGPNGEPLGNIQLLGKITGPILAVSSPLPRPLAHWIADRSIDLYAMSEDLPNPESRVTVRNGRIMLDWKRSNWEAHLALVDRLKSLIRKAGYPVVLSRPFDRRTPSHQCGTARMGSDPMTSVVDSFGRSHDHRNLFIVDASILPTSAAVNPALTIAALALRSGQHIIETEFKP; this is encoded by the coding sequence ATGAGCGACGCAGACGTCATCATCATCGGTTCCGGCATGGGGGGCGCAACGCTTGCCGCACAGCTTGCACCGACGGGCAGGCGAATCCTGATCGTCGAGAAGGGCGAAAGGCTGCAGCCGTCGCCGGCAGACCGGGATCCGGAAGCCATTTTCGGCAAGTCACATTTCAGGCCGAAGGAGGAGTGGCTGGATGGCGACAACCAGCTCTTCAATCCCGGCAATTACTACAATGTCGGCGGCAATTCGAAATTCTACGGCGCTGTGCTGCTGCGCTATCGCCGCGAAGATTTCTCCCCCCTGCGCCATCTGGGCGGCACGACGCCGGGCTGGCCAATCGGTTACGACAGTCTGGAGCCCTGGTATCAGAGGGCCGAACACCTGTTCGAAGTCCGGGGAACACTGGGCGAAGACCCGACGGAACCGCCCCATTCCAGAAGCTATGACCATCGCCCCGTACCTGACGAGCCCACTATCGCCGATCTGCGCCGTCGGTTAAAATCCGTCGGTCTCCACCCGGCTTCCCTGCCACTTGGTGTCGATATCGACCAATGGCTCGCCCATGGGAAAACGACCTGGGACGCCTTCCCGGATACCTGCGGCGGCAAGAAGGATGCGGAGACCGTTAGCCTCGCGCACGCGCTTCGCCATCCCAACGTATCGCTTACGACGGGATGCGAAGTCACGCGCCTGCTGGCGGGAGAGGGCGGTCAGATCACCGGGGTCGAGGTCTTGGACCACGGCGCGAAAAAGGTGCTTTCGGCACCGCTGGTGGTTCTCTCGGCCGGTGCCGTCAGAAGCGCTGCCATCCTGCTTTCATCGGCGGATGAAAACCAACCGCAAGGTCTCGCAAACCGCTCCGACCAGGTTGGTCGCAACTTCATGAACCACAATTGTTCGGCGGTCCTGGCGCTCCACCCTTTCAGGCGCAATTCGTCGATCTATCAGAAGACCCTGCTGGTCAACGACTTCTACCTGACGGGCGGACCGAATGGCGAACCGCTCGGCAATATCCAGCTGCTCGGCAAGATCACCGGCCCGATCCTCGCTGTGAGTTCGCCGCTGCCGCGCCCGCTCGCCCACTGGATCGCGGATAGATCGATCGATCTCTATGCCATGTCCGAGGATCTGCCCAACCCGGAGAGCCGCGTGACGGTCCGGAACGGTCGGATCATGCTCGACTGGAAGCGGTCGAACTGGGAGGCGCATCTCGCTCTGGTCGACAGGCTGAAGTCACTGATCCGGAAAGCCGGCTACCCGGTCGTGCTCTCGCGTCCCTTCGACCGGCGCACGCCCTCCCACCAATGCGGCACGGCGCGCATGGGTTCGGACCCGATGACGAGCGTGGTCGATAGTTTCGGGCGCAGCCACGATCATCGCAATCTCTTCATCGTCGACGCATCCATCCTGCCAACCTCGGCCGCCGTCAACCCGGCCCTGACAATCGCCGCACTCGCCCTGCGGTCGGGCCAGCACATCATCGAAACGGAGTTTAAGCCGTGA
- a CDS encoding ABC transporter ATP-binding protein — MGFLDIRNVTKSYGQLEVLHRVDISVEEGEFLVLVGPSGCGKSTLLGMIAGLEGISSGEIAIKDRVINGVHPSKRNIAMVFQSYALYPNMTVGQNITFGLEMHGVPKPERDKALLDVAKLLQIDHLTDRKPGQLSGGQRQRVAMGRALVRDPDVFLFDEPLSNLDAKLRVDMRTEIKKLHAKLKRTIVYVTHDQIEAMTLSTRIAVMNKGYIQQLGTPKEIYDTPANVFVATFMGSPAMNVVPARVVVRDGAPHAEVVLGDGSKSLLAFSQPSLAAWDGREILLGIRPEAITDPEGADRKSQNIVSLKNRVIVTEPAGSDTFVTMGLGGKDVIARMRADVDISGGDDFEFAVNMEKAVAFDPKTEERIKP, encoded by the coding sequence ATGGGCTTTCTCGACATCCGGAACGTCACCAAGTCCTACGGACAGCTCGAAGTCCTGCATCGCGTGGACATCTCGGTGGAGGAGGGCGAGTTCCTCGTGCTCGTCGGCCCCTCCGGCTGCGGCAAGTCGACCCTTCTCGGCATGATCGCGGGCCTGGAGGGCATCTCGTCGGGCGAAATCGCGATCAAGGACCGCGTCATCAACGGGGTCCATCCGTCGAAGCGCAACATCGCCATGGTCTTCCAGTCCTATGCGCTCTACCCCAACATGACCGTCGGCCAGAACATCACCTTTGGCCTTGAGATGCATGGTGTGCCGAAGCCGGAACGGGACAAGGCATTGCTCGATGTCGCCAAGCTGCTGCAGATCGATCACCTGACCGACCGCAAGCCGGGCCAGCTGTCCGGCGGGCAGCGTCAGCGTGTGGCCATGGGCCGCGCGCTGGTGCGCGATCCCGACGTTTTCCTCTTCGACGAGCCGCTGTCCAACCTGGATGCCAAGCTGCGCGTCGACATGCGCACCGAAATCAAGAAGCTGCATGCCAAGCTCAAGCGCACTATCGTCTACGTCACCCACGACCAGATCGAGGCGATGACGCTCTCGACCCGCATCGCGGTCATGAACAAGGGCTATATCCAGCAGCTCGGCACGCCGAAGGAAATCTACGACACCCCGGCCAATGTCTTCGTCGCCACCTTCATGGGAAGCCCGGCGATGAATGTCGTGCCGGCACGTGTCGTTGTTCGCGATGGCGCGCCCCATGCCGAAGTCGTGTTGGGCGATGGATCGAAGAGCCTGCTCGCCTTCAGCCAGCCGAGTCTTGCCGCTTGGGACGGACGGGAGATCCTGCTCGGCATCCGACCGGAGGCGATCACCGATCCCGAAGGTGCCGACCGCAAATCGCAGAACATCGTCAGCCTGAAGAACCGTGTCATCGTCACCGAGCCCGCAGGTTCCGACACCTTCGTAACCATGGGCCTTGGCGGCAAGGATGTGATCGCCCGTATGCGCGCCGATGTCGATATATCAGGTGGCGACGATTTCGAATTCGCGGTCAACATGGAAAAGGCCGTGGCCTTCGATCCCAAGACGGAAGAGCGCATAAAGCCATGA
- a CDS encoding carbohydrate ABC transporter permease, whose amino-acid sequence MSAVSQDTAVRTGRVTRTFIYLVLLLFALFYLLPLYVMGINSLKPLSEITGGNMMALPETWTLDAWRSAWSTAQIGVSPTGLKPYFLNSILMVVPAVAISTILGALNGYVLTKWRFRGDTIVFGLMLFSCFIPFQIVLIPMALVLGKLGLAGTVPGLVLVHVVYGIGFTTLYYRNYYATFPTELVKAAQIDGAGFFRIFWRILLPVSGPITVVSVIWQFTNIWNDFLFGVSFGGTSQPMTAALNNLVQSSTGVKEYNVHFAGAIIAALPTLLVYVVAGRYFVRGLMAGSVKG is encoded by the coding sequence ATGTCTGCCGTCAGCCAGGACACCGCCGTCAGGACCGGTCGCGTCACCCGCACCTTCATCTATCTGGTGCTTCTCCTCTTCGCGCTTTTCTACCTGCTGCCGCTCTATGTGATGGGCATCAACTCGCTGAAGCCGCTGTCAGAAATCACCGGCGGCAACATGATGGCGCTGCCGGAAACCTGGACGCTCGATGCCTGGCGCTCCGCCTGGTCGACCGCCCAGATCGGCGTGTCGCCCACCGGCCTCAAGCCCTACTTCCTGAACTCGATCCTGATGGTCGTCCCCGCTGTCGCCATCTCGACGATCCTCGGTGCGCTCAATGGTTATGTGCTCACCAAATGGCGCTTCCGCGGCGACACCATCGTCTTCGGGCTGATGCTGTTCTCCTGCTTCATTCCGTTTCAGATCGTGCTGATCCCGATGGCGCTGGTGCTCGGCAAACTCGGTCTCGCCGGCACGGTTCCCGGACTGGTCCTGGTGCATGTGGTCTACGGCATCGGCTTCACCACGCTCTATTACCGCAACTACTACGCCACCTTCCCGACGGAACTGGTCAAGGCGGCGCAGATCGACGGCGCCGGTTTCTTCCGCATCTTCTGGCGCATCCTGCTGCCGGTCTCCGGCCCGATCACCGTCGTCTCCGTCATCTGGCAGTTCACCAACATCTGGAACGACTTCCTGTTCGGCGTCTCCTTCGGCGGCACCAGCCAGCCGATGACGGCAGCACTCAACAACCTCGTTCAGTCCTCCACGGGTGTGAAGGAATACAACGTCCACTTCGCGGGCGCGATCATCGCCGCCCTTCCCACCCTTCTCGTTTACGTCGTCGCCGGGCGCTATTTCGTGCGCGGACTGATGGCCGGTTCAGTCAAAGGATAA
- a CDS encoding carbohydrate ABC transporter permease, whose protein sequence is MTSSTGADLRTRIQDWLPKVVLAPSFAVTLLFVYGFILFTIFLSLTGSKMLPLYTFVGLTNYSRLWAQENWHIAISNIAIFASLYIVICTALGLMLAIFLDQKIRGEGLLRPIYLYPMALSFIVTGTAWKWFLDPGIGLERIMRLWGWESFSFTWIKDNDMAVYTIVIAAVWQTSGFVMAMFLAGLRGIDNEILKAAQIDGASSFQLYRRIVIPMLRPAFLSAFVILSHLAIKSYDLVIALTGGGPGRATEMPATFMYSYTFTRNQMGVGSASAVIMLMTIAAIMVPYLYAELKEKN, encoded by the coding sequence ATGACAAGCTCGACCGGGGCTGACCTGCGCACGCGCATCCAGGATTGGCTGCCCAAGGTGGTGCTGGCACCGTCCTTCGCCGTTACCCTGCTGTTCGTCTACGGCTTCATCCTGTTCACCATCTTCCTGTCCCTTACCGGCTCCAAGATGCTGCCGCTCTACACCTTCGTCGGCCTCACCAATTACAGCCGGCTCTGGGCCCAGGAGAATTGGCACATCGCGATCAGCAACATCGCGATCTTCGCAAGCCTCTACATCGTCATCTGCACCGCACTCGGCTTGATGCTCGCGATCTTCCTCGACCAAAAGATAAGGGGCGAGGGGCTGCTGCGTCCGATCTATCTCTATCCGATGGCTTTGTCCTTCATCGTCACCGGTACCGCCTGGAAGTGGTTCCTCGATCCGGGCATCGGTCTCGAACGCATCATGCGCCTCTGGGGCTGGGAGAGTTTCTCCTTCACCTGGATCAAGGACAATGACATGGCGGTCTACACCATCGTTATCGCGGCGGTCTGGCAGACCAGCGGCTTTGTCATGGCCATGTTCCTCGCAGGCCTGCGGGGCATCGACAACGAGATCCTGAAGGCCGCCCAGATCGACGGTGCCTCGAGCTTCCAGCTTTACCGGCGCATCGTCATCCCGATGCTGCGACCGGCCTTTCTCTCCGCCTTCGTCATCCTCAGTCACCTCGCGATCAAGTCTTACGACCTCGTGATTGCGCTGACCGGCGGTGGCCCGGGCCGCGCCACCGAGATGCCCGCGACCTTCATGTATTCCTACACCTTCACCCGCAACCAGATGGGCGTCGGCTCTGCCTCGGCCGTGATCATGCTGATGACCATCGCGGCCATCATGGTTCCCTATCTCTATGCCGAACTGAAGGAGAAGAACTGA